TAATTTTCTAAAATGTCTCTTGTCTTCACGGGGCGGGATTTGTCTCggtcggttgaatgctcgcctgaggtacttgcatcgcaggatcgaatcacttcagtggatccattcaactgattaagttttttctcgttccaaccagtgcaccacaacttgtcaaagaCCGTGCTATGTGTTTTACtgtctgttaaacaaaacaaactttacttggACTTTGCCTCATGACAGCATATATACACATCGGTTTGACTCCACTGACCTTCGCTCTCGTGTGATACACAATTCTGATAGTTCTGTAATAAAAtcaggtctctctctctctctctctctctctctctctctctctctctctctctctctctctctctctctctctctctctctctctctctctcaccaacacTGCTGACATCAGCTCTCGTGTGATACACAATTCTGATAGTTATGTAATAAAATCAGgtttgtgtctgtctctctgtctctgtctctgtctctgtctctctctctctctctctctctctctctctctctctctctctctctctctctctctctctctttccccccctccccattgCTATATTTTTAGTTTGTGTGATGGccctaaattttaatattgaaaacgtCCCTTATTACTTTCCCTTGTGTTTCACTGTACGTGTAACAAAGCTTTATGGTCAATCATTTATGAACATccatcatttataaatatacctCTTAAAAATTGTTACAGAACAAAACTCATCAAAACTTCCATTGCTTGAGGATTTCTTAGTGGTTGTGTTTGAGGGTGGGGTtagtgtgtatggtgtgtgcaCATTAAGTCAGTTAGATGAGAACATGTCCTCCCGTCTCTTCAACCTCGGCATGGCGCACATCTTAGAATCGGAGTCTGCTTCTGACATAGATCTCGACTGGTCGAGGCGAGGTAGAGACAGGCCCCTGCTCTGTTTTAACGCTTTGGTCTTCATCTGAGTGGCAAACAGCTCCTCAACAATATCCATAGCCGGTTCCACCGACGCCAGCACGGAGATCTCGTAGAATGCATTGCACCCCATCCCTACAGCCGCCGACTGTCCCTCCTTGGCCGTGACCATCCTGTCCCAGATCCTGTCACTCTGGTTGCCCACAAGGAACACTGGAGCAGAGCTGCTGTGATGACTGCTTAGATAGCCGGGTTTGGTGTTGGTGATAATGAACTTAATTCGGTGACACTCGATGAAGCTGCATCTATCCGCTACTGAATACAGTAAGACGAATGCGTCTGCCCATTTGATAGAGTCTTCCAAATGATCTTTTGTGttctgaaagaagaaaaaaagaatgtgATATACCTTATACTTTAATgtctatttgttttaatgacttgTTATCGATGCTGTATTATAAGatatggatttttaaaacaacaacaatgtgtTTGGGAACATATGCGTACGAGACactttttttcgtgactcgtatgacggccattctgcagaacgccacggttgttcgcgtttagtctctacatgtccgagcctgtcctagcagcactggaagattgaccgccccactctaagaagaaataggaagcggggtcggcccctactactcttctctagactttactttgttttattgtgataccatctcgtatcctccggagtcgggcccgtccgcaccactataccaacccatgacgactggactataccctagtctgattctctctcgttcagacggatccggcttctcaagatctgtattttagcacagcactacaccttcaacgtctattgactgtcaatctaagggttttcttgacgggatgcaactcatctcgtccctataagctgtgcaccctaacggccttaacgaggccactcacgtggacatatagatcggactttaaacttttagaccttcgttcaaaagtttatgtcgaaattactttcttttttaaatattattaaagagtccgatcctctcttctttctcttatttatttttggactgtccttctaaaatgctccaaattatataaatattcgaccgagcagtcaattctttttatttttggcttgtaacttttttcttttcttttaaattctattaactttttactaattgttatattcaaaattctgctcattttcaactctaccccccccccccccctccatcccgagtcaggccaccgattttatctaatttctttttgaccacccgatctaatctagcgaccaaatttaatgagtagaattttctttattaattatattaattagagatgcgcatcgaaattttaaaggcctactatttaatttttggatgtaaatttcaaaattgtccgcttaaatTGTTCTGttccgggacaagcccctggctatccgggacggacatgctcgaaactctagtggtatatgagcatgtaaaaattattcgcactcgcccaaacataggcgtacgggctcctattttagcggacaattttgaaatttatatccaaaaattaaatagtgggcctttaaaattttgatgcgcatctctaatataattaataaagaaaattctactattaaattttgtcgctagattagatcgggtggtcaaaaagaaattagataagatcggtggcctgactcgggatggaggggggagggggagcgggtagagttgaaaatgggcagaatttttaaaatagcaattagtaaaaaagttaatagacttttttttaaaagaaaaaagttacaagccagaaataaaaagaattgactgctcggtcgaatatttatataatttggagcattttagaaggacagtccaaaaataaataagagaaagaagagaggatcggactatttaataatattaaaaaaaaagaggtaatttcgacataaacttttgaacgaaggtctaaaagttttaaagtccgatctatatgtccacgtgagtggcctcattaaggccgttagggtgcacagtttgtagggacgagatgggttgcatcccatcaagaaaacccctagattgacagtcaatagacgttgaaggtgtagtgctgtgctgaaatacagatcttgagaagccggatccgtctgaacgagagagagaatcagactagggtatagtccagtcgtcatgggttggtatagtggtgcggacgggcccaaCTCCGGagaatacgagatggtatcacaataaaacaaagtaaagtctagaaaaagagtagtaggggccgaccccgcttcctatttcttcttagagtggggcggtcaatcttccagtgctgctaggacaggctcggacatgtagagactaaacgcgaacaaccgtggcgttctgcagaatggccgtcatacgagtcacgaaaaatacaagtcaacatagtcagacggagaaatgacgtggaggcgaggaatctcgctaaaaaagaatccaacctggtggtgcagactgtcgaaacgagaagcgttccagcgttcaatcagttccaatggccgcgtacatcccagtagaaaacttcacttcgttgacaaaaaaaaaaaaaaatgaaggatccccaagtcgagccgcgaaagcacgtgcagtgtgcacaaacacgtcttaccgcgacgagctGCAGACTGGGAATCCCTATGTTTGGGAACATTAATTCATGGACACGTGTACGCTTCCATACATATTTATGACACGATTTTAGAAGTAATTTTATGATAGATTGCATGACAATTAATATATCAGATGCAGTGGTGTTCCGGATGCACTTCACCCCCTGAACTTTTAAGGTCCATTCATACCAAAAGTGCAACGAAAATCGAGGAATTTCAGTGGACGGCGCGATGTTTCCTTCAAAAAAATGTCCTTGCAAGATGACTGAACAATTCTTGAAAAAGTACCTTATATTAAACTCGCCAAAGCAATAAAACATATATCTACAATTATACCAGTAACATGACAGCCTAcaaaatactattattataaaattatataattacaaaactgtttttcttttctgtaattTAACAGAAAATTTCATATAGCAAGGATTTATAAGTCGGAAACATCATTTCATCTCTATataccatttttaaaatattactattcTATTTGGATATAATgccaaatttagtttttttttgcaACCCACTGTTCTTACCGGCCCCGCTGTATCCAACACAGCGAATTCCACCATTGTGTCCCGGACAACTCGCTTACAGTGATATATCTGTTCTGAGGGAAATAAAACTCGTTAGTgcatctttaaaataataaatacataggTGTCCACACACAAATAGTGTTCATTAAGTAACACTGTGTAATTTAACTCTAAAAGTGACCTATTGATATGCAATGTGTGCGTCGTTTTATTCTATATGAGTGGCGGCATTTGGCTCTGTCTGTAGAACGCTTGCCTGAAGTGCTTTGGTGGTAGGATCAAAGCTCCTCAGTGGATCCAGTCTCTGGTTGTTTCTCCACCGTCCAAAacaatgccccacgactggtatatcaaaggtcgtggtatgtgctgtcctgtgtttaGGAAAGTGAATATTGCTGTTAATAGGAAAATTTTGAGTGTTTCCTCGAAGACTATGTCAGTtatgtatgtttgacatccaacagccgatgattaataaatctatgtgctctagtggtgttgattgtATAATAAGATGATCAAACACACTTGACAATTGACTATTAATCGGAGATCATACACACTTGTGTTATAACGTCTATGGCCTGCACATTACCGAAGCCATAGTATCGTACTACATCAGAACATTTTCAGAACAAATCTTCCAAAGTatagaattatcaaataaagTGATATTTCCCCAGATAAACAGAAACGCTCATCTGTACACAAACATAAAACGGTTTGTGTTTGGTCCACCGACACGAGGAGACAGTTCCGTCTATGACTTATCCATACTAACAGTaacaaaaagtttattttgtttaacgacacgaacAGAGCACACGGATTacataatcatcggctattggggaaaaatatatataatttttatagtcTTCTGAGGAAATCCGTTATGTACATTGTTTTCGTTTAGCAAGCAATGTAtactttatatacactttcccacagacaaggtagcaaATGCCATGGGCTTTGGTATACCAGCCAtgagacactggttgggacgagaaagaATCTATTGATCAGTCGAGGCTGTTCCATACTACGACCcaacaaattattatactaACAAATTATTGCACATACGGATTCAAAAGGGGATCAGGGTATCCGCCCCCCTAGAAATATTAATGTGTCTCTTTTTCTgcgatttataatttttattgggTTGCCCTTTTAACTAGTTTGTCAATGCGCCTTTTTTCCCAATCATAGGGACAAACTATCCTATAATCAGACAGATTTGTTAATTATCAGTTCTGCTGTGAATTAAGATCCCTACAAATTATTTCTGCGATAATACAAGGCCGTATccaggaaatatatatatatatatatatatatatatatatatatatgtgtgtgtgtgtgtgtgtgtgtgtgtgtgtgtgtgtgtgtgtgtgtgtatgtatgtatgtatgtatgtatgtatgtttgtatgtatgtatgtatatatgtgtatattaaacattttgccattgtcTAACATTTTATCATCTGTAACAACCATGTTCTGCGAACTGCGAGTCTCACGTACCAAGCGTTGGGTCGTAGTCGCCAATGAACCGTCTGGTCAGGAATCGAACTGTGAACGCTAGAAAACAATACAGACATCATTAGGGAGTTCTGTGCCATTAACACCCTTCATGGTAATAATGAAACTGGTTCGCCAACAATAGCGTAATCAACTTCCTCTCATAGATTTTACGAAATTTCCTACAATTCCGTCGTAAATAGCTACAGTCATTGTCAAGTAATCGTATAGACTGCTATATTCAGCTGGCGTGTCACCACCCATTGCGTATGTGCGAATAACATTTGACATCAAAGTAGCATATGATAATTTAGATTTGATTATCACaacatattaaacaaacacaattgtTTTGACCTTTGAGTTCTGAAATAGCTTGTTGCGACTTGGATGGTGCCAGTTATGACGTTGCTTCTGGTTTTTGGTGTTTACAGCGTGTGTAGTAGTGTTTACTTCAATAAAGCAAGACGACGTGCATGTATAGATCtatatctctgtacaatgcatTCAGGTTATATTACATAAAGTGTAAAGCAGAACACAGCATAAGCCATGGTTCCTTGTTACGTTTAAAACTATACTGTAAAGTATATAGGCTTAAAAGAATGAAGTTTAAACGTTTATACCAACGAAGTCATATCAAGTTTTCTTCACTTTAAATATTCAACTTCATCCAGGCGCACCACTCACTAAAtatctttttcattaaaaaatacatttcaacatTTCAATTTGTAGTACGTTATACACGTATTATAGAACAGCAGCGCTTACTcgattaattatataattgttataatatacacatgtacaaacatttagtgttaaaagtAATATGTTCGTGTGTCCATAACAGATGTAAATCGTCTGATACGGACGCACGGAATAGTATTAATTCGGATATTGAATTTAAACATGAGTGCTACAATTGTTGAGTGTAGGCTAGATGAAATATATAAAGTGTACCACATACCAGTTTTTCCCACTCCGTCCTGCCCTAGAACCGCCACTCGAAATGTCTTCGACTTTTTCATACCTGTTATTTTTCTTAGAAATTTAGACGACGTACTAGGCGGGTCTATTACCGGGCTACCACCCCACACCTTCGTGTTTTCCTCCCGTACGTCGTGCGAACCGCACCCCACTTCGGCCATGACTGTCACCCCCGCCTGCCCACAGCACTGTGCGGAGTATTACGTTAATTAATAAACGTCAACAGGTAGTGCGTTTGTTCTGTTGCGCGACGGTCAGTACAAGCGAAATCCATCAGCTGTTTGAATGAACTCTGCCGCTAAAGGTCAACATACTAAATTTGTCTTCTGTCCAAAAGGATTACAAACTACAGAACATCACAAAGGATAAATATCATTGCCAGAATGTGGTAtagaaacaataaaacaatcattACAGTGGCTGGCGGTTTTCTTTTGTATGTTTCCTGGTAGTCTGGTATATTTTCACGCAGTTAATTTGttatatgatttattaattttagctCATACAAACAACAGGTGAGATTCTTTTCAAAAATAAGATATATGGAACTAATTATCTGGCATGTTGTAATGAAATTatcagtatttgttttgttgaagtTTTTAAACTGTTATCACTAGTGCATCAGAAGTTATGAATTTCCAAATGAAAACTTCTAATTCTAAGAACATTGATCAAGGATTCGTGTATTTCCTAAACGTTCTTTGACAATCTGTCACATGATATTTCACGGCAATTCGTACTGACGactaattttatttcttatgcATACAATCATcccacacagagacagagagagagagagagagagagagagagagagagagagagagagagagagagagagagagagagagagagagagagaggagggagggaggcagGAGATGAGCAAAGGGAGGCAGGGAACCGACCAAAAGACCATACACacatcagagagagagagagagagagagagagagagaagagcgagatgagagagagagagatcaagagagagagagagagagagagagagagagagagagagagagagagatagagagagaaacaaagagAGCTCGTTATTAATTATATCTTCTCTTTTCTACAATGACAAAATTGGCCCGGTATGTACGTCTGCTGATAATGACAGTCATGACGACCACGTGATACACATATATTGTCTTAATGTGGACGTAGTCTTTAACGTAAACCCCGTGGCCATGGTCACAACGAGCGTGAACTGTTTGGAAGTTATATCATTTACAGTTTTTTGTTATCTCTCACTCATGATTCATGGACTGTAAATGTTCTGAAATTTAAACATGTTAAAGTTTTGTCTTCCAGATTTCATGACTTTCTTGCTCTTCACATTTTCTGTTTACCCGGTGATTCACATTTTCTGTTCACTCGGTGATTCACATTTCCTGTTTACCCAGTGATTCACATTTCATGTTTACCCGGTGATTCACATTTTCTGTTTACCCGGTgattaacatttattgtttaccCGGTGATTCACATTTCCTGTTTACCCGGTGATTCACATTTTCTGTTTACCCGGTgattaacatttattgtttaccCGGTGATTCACATTTCCTGTTTACCCAGTGATTCACATTTTCTGTTCACTCGGTGATTCACATTTCCTGTTCACTCGGTGATTCACATTTCCTCTTTACCCGGTGATTCACATTTTCTGTTCACCCGGTGATTCACATTTATTGTTTACCCGGTGATTCACATTTCCTGTTTACCCGGTGATTCACATTTTCTGTTTACCCGGCGATTCACATTTCCTGTTCACCTGGTGATTCACATTTATTGTTTACCCGGTGATTCACATTTTCTGTTTACCCGGTgattaacatttattgtttaccCGGTGATTCACATTTCCTGTTTACCCGGTGATTCACATTTTCTGTTTACCCGGTgattaacatttattgtttaccCGGTGATTCACATTTCCTGTTTACCCAGTGATTCACATTTTCTGTTCACTCGGTGATTCACATTTCCTGTTCACTCGGTGATTCACATTTCCTCTTTACCCGGTGATTCACATTTTCTGTTCACCTGGTGattcatatttattgtttacccGATGATTCACATTTCCTGTTTACCCAGTGATTCACAGTTTCTGTTTACCCGGTGATTCACATTTATTGTTTACCCGGTGATTCACATTTTCTGTTTACCCGGTGATTCACATTTATTGTTTACCCGATGATTCACATTTCCTGTTTACCCGGTGATTCACATTTTCTGTTTACCCGGTGATTCACATTTATTGTTTACCCGGTGATTCACATTTCCTGTTTACCCAGTGATTTACATTTCCTGTTTACTCGGTGCATCACAGATTAGAATGGCCCAAGAAATCCTTGTTGATGTTGAATTCCATAGATTGTGACACCTCACTAATTCGTGTTATATAGGTCTTACATTTTCTAAACTTTAGTATTGAAAGTCTTTATAAATTCTTAAACGTGTTTGGCTAATAGATGTCGGAACTTTGTCACCATGTTGTTCCTGGTCAAAGTTTTCAACATCAAGAACACGTTACAGTTTGTGGGTGTGTTTTAGTGGAACACAATCTTTGATACCGAGTGCACAATTGTGTAGTTAAATGGTattaatgttttagttaactgtCAAAATGAAATACAAGTCGAAACATATGACGTGTTTATTAACAAAACAGAATCAACATATGAGATGcagccaaatcatttaatttttttttaatgcaatgtGCTAATTCGCGTATAAATCATTAGCCAATACCTATACTAGTCGATATTTAATCATTCAACATCTGAACGGCGAAGTACTTTAGCTAGAATTGGTtcaaatatatgtgtgtaatgtgATTCTACGGTTCATCCTGCCATGAACAAAGAAACAGCAATTATCATGTACAttatttataattccaaatgtaTAACTATGTCATCAATATAAATGACTACGAATAACCATCAAACTCTTTCTTCAGGTAATTAATACACGGAATACGAGGCATCCCTCAATCTGCAGTTCTGCTCAGTTTCCCGTCACAAGCCAAATGAGGA
This DNA window, taken from Gigantopelta aegis isolate Gae_Host chromosome 4, Gae_host_genome, whole genome shotgun sequence, encodes the following:
- the LOC121370184 gene encoding ras-related and estrogen-regulated growth inhibitor-like — translated: MAEVGCGSHDVREENTKVWGGSPVIDPPSTSSKFLRKITGMKKSKTFRVAVLGQDGVGKTAFTVRFLTRRFIGDYDPTLEQIYHCKRVVRDTMVEFAVLDTAGPNTKDHLEDSIKWADAFVLLYSVADRCSFIECHRIKFIITNTKPGYLSSHHSSSAPVFLVGNQSDRIWDRMVTAKEGQSAAVGMGCNAFYEISVLASVEPAMDIVEELFATQMKTKALKQSRGLSLPRLDQSRSMSEADSDSKMCAMPRLKRREDMFSSN